TCACGTCATGAATCTGAAGCTTCTCAAAGCACTGGCGGAGAGTCACGGCGTTTCGGGACGCGAAGAGGGCGTGCGAGCGCTCATCCGCAAGGAGCTGACGGCGGTCGGCTGCAAGGTGCGCGGCGACGCGATGGGCAACGTCATCGGATTTCGGAAGGGTAAAGGGAAGGTGAAGGTGATGCTGGCGGGCCACATGGACGAGATCGGTTTCGTCGTCAGCCACGTGGACAAGGACGGTTTCCTGCGCTTTCAGCCGTGCGGTGGATTCGATCCGCGAACTCTGATGAGCCAACGCGTATTCGTTCACACCGGAAAGGGTCCTTTGCTGGGCGTGATGGGAGCCAAACCGATCCACGTTCTCACCGAGGAAGAGATCAAGAAGCCGCTCAAGGTGACGGACTATTTCGTGGATCTCGGACTCCCGAGCAAAGAAGCACAGAAGCGAGTCGAGGTCGGCGACCCGGTCACCATGGCCCGCGACATGCAGGAACTCGGCGAGTGCATTACCGGGAAGGCGCTCGATAATCGCATTGGAGTGTGGCTGATGATCGAAGCACTACGAAAAATCAAGTCCCATGAGGTGGACATCTACGCGGTGGCCACGACT
This sequence is a window from bacterium. Protein-coding genes within it:
- a CDS encoding M42 family metallopeptidase, producing MNLKLLKALAESHGVSGREEGVRALIRKELTAVGCKVRGDAMGNVIGFRKGKGKVKVMLAGHMDEIGFVVSHVDKDGFLRFQPCGGFDPRTLMSQRVFVHTGKGPLLGVMGAKPIHVLTEEEIKKPLKVTDYFVDLGLPSKEAQKRVEVGDPVTMARDMQELGECITGKALDNRIGVWLMIEALRKIKSHEVDIYAVATTQEEVGVRGALAVARDVHPDVGLALDVTIACDTPGADAKDHISKLGGGTAIKIMDGLSISNPKLVQELRTLARRRRIKFQMEILPRGGTDAGAMRQVTGQCAVGTISVPLRYVHSTVEMVHKDDLKASVDLLAAYLQTTKGTGYELNAGR